GCGCGTTCGCTCTTGTGAGCGTAGGCGAACCAACCTACTGTGTGTTCAGTAGGTTAGTTCGCGAGACGAGTTGTGAGGAGTACGGTGCCCGGCACACGGCCATACGACACGCTTCTCGCCAAGGGTGAGGACCGCAGGCAGCGGATCCTTACGGTCGCGCAGCGGCTCCTGACACGCAACGGCTGGCGTAACACGACGCTCGCCCAGATCGCCAGCGAAGCCGGGGTCACCCCCGCCGGGTTGCTGCATCACTTCGAGTCGAAGGAGCAGTTGCTGCACGCGGTGCTGGACCAGCGTGACCTCGACGACGACTCCCATGCCGACCGTGGCGGTGATCTGCTGGCCGAGATTGCCCAGGTGGCCGACAGGTTCAATCGGGCCCCCGAACTGGTGGGCACGTTCACCGTGCTGCTGGTGGAGAGCATCCACCCCGACGCTCCGCTGCACGACCGCCTGGTGGCACGGCAGCGGGATGCGATCGCCATCGTCGCCGAGGCCATTCGCCGCGGTCAGGCGGAGGGCCGGTATCGCACCGACATAGACCCCGCCGTCAAGGCAGTGGAGGTTCTCGCCTTCATCCACGGAATGGAACTGACATGGTTGCTCGATCCTTCGTTACCGCTGACCGAGGTGTTCGAGGAGTACGCCGGGTCATTGGCACGGGACTTCGCCCCGCCGAGCACGACGTGAGATACCGCCTCGACGTCGTCGCCTCCACTGTCGCCGACGTCGTGCAGTTCGCCGGCGGGTGGCTGTTCGACCGGGCAATGGCGGGATGGGATGTCACCGTGCTCCTCACCGACCACCCCGACGATCGGCCGCTGCACATCCTCGGGGCTCAGACACTCGACCTCGAAGACGCCCTGGCATCGGTGGGTACGCGTCCCCGCCCACAGGCGCTAGCGGCCGCGACGGATCTTTTCGGATGCGACTCACGGGTGCGGCGGGGCGTGCTTGCCGCCCTCGATCGCGGCGTCACCGAAGTCACGCTGTGGGGCGAGACCTGGCCCGCCGAGCTGGATCGTAGCGTCGGCCCGGTACAGCATCGGCTGAGCACGGCCGCGCAGACGTTCAAGGCGAAGGCCCTGGCGGCCGCCGCGTTGGCGGCGAAATCCGTCGGCCTTACCGAAACCTTCCGTGGCGGGCTGAGGGTGTCTGCGTCGGTCGCGGCCGATCTGGTGCCCGCCCAACTGTCTCGACCGTGAATCCGGCGATGGTTGGCGACCTCTCTGCGGAAATGTCATACTCATCTGTGAGAGGAAGGTTCTCATGCGCGACGTCACCGAGATGGACTTCTTCCGCGATCACCGGCTCGTCGAAAACCCGTACCCCTACTACGAGGCGCTTCGGCAGCAGTGCCCCGTCACCCGCGAGGAGCATCATGGGGTCACCATGGTGACCGGCTGGGACGAGGCCGTCGGCGTGTTGAACGACGCGGAGACGTTCTCCTCGTGCATCTCGGTGACCGGCCCATTTCCCGGCTTTCCGGTGCCGCTCGAGGGTGACGACGTGACCGAGCTCATCGAGCGACACCGCGACGAGCTGCCGTTCAGCGACCAGCTGCCCACACTGGACCCGCCGGCACACACCAACCATCGCTCGCTGCTGATGCGGCTGATCACCCCCAAGCGCCTCAAGGAGAACGAGGACGCCATGTGGGTGCTTGCCGATCGGGTGCTCGATGGGTTCCTGGCTCCGGGTCAGGGCGAATTCATCAAGGGATTCGCGGGCCCCTTCACGCTGCTGGTCATCGCCGACTTGCTGGGGGTGCCGGAAGAGGACCGCGATACGTTCGTCAACAACATCCGCCGGCACTCCGGCGGCGGTGTCGGGGGCACCGGCACGGAAGCGCTGGCGCACAACCCGCTGGAGTTCCTCTACGGGGCCTTTGGCGACTACGTTCGGGAGCGCCGCCGCGCGCCCCGCGACGACGTGCTGACCGGCCTGGCGACCGCGACCTTCCCCGACGGCTCCGTTCCCGACGTCGAAGACGTGGCCCGGGTTGCGTGCAACGTCTTCTCGGCGGGCCAGGAAACGACCGTGCGGCTGTTGGGGGCGGCGTTGCAGATCATCGGGGAGCGTCCCGACATCCAGGATCAAATACGCAAGGACCGCAGCCTCATTCCCAACTTCGTCGAGGAGGCGCTGCGCATCGAGAGCCCGGTGAAGGGGGACTTCCGCTTGTCCCGGGTGTCGGTAAACGTGGGCGGGGTCGACCTTCCCGCGGGCACCACCGTGATGGTGCTGCAGGCGGCCGCCAACCGCGATCCGCGCCGGTTTGCCGACCCCACCACGTTCGATCCCGCGCGCAAGAACGCCCGGCAACACCTGTCGTTCGGGCGGGGGATCCACAGCTGTCCCGGTGCGCCGCTGGCGCGAGCCGAAACGCGGGTGGCGGTCGAACGCCTGCTCGACCGGACGTCCGACATCGGGATCGACGAGCGCGTCCATGGTCCGGCGAATGACCGCTGCTACCAATATGTTCCGACCTATATCCTGCGTGGCCTAACCGAGCTGCACCTGGAGTTCACGCCGGCATGAAGGTCTCGGTCGACGACCAGTGCTGTCGCGGTCATGGCGTATGCGTCACGCTGTGTCCGGAAGTCTTCAGCCTGACCGATGACGGCTACTCGGTGGCCATAACATCCGATGTGCCAAACGAATTGGAGGCCGCTGCCCGGGAGGCCATCGCATGCTGCCCGGAGCGGGCGATCAGCGAGAGCTGACCCGTCGCTGGTCGTAGTCGGGCCACCAGTTCGCCCGCCCGATTATCGCCGCCAGTGCCGGCACCGTGATGGTTCGCACCACGAAGGTGTCGATCAACAGGCCGACGCCGATGATGAACCCGGTTTGCACCATGGTAGAGATGCCGCCGAACAGCAGACCGAACATCGATGCGGCAAAGATTATCCCGGCCGAGGTGATGACACCCCCCGTCGAACGGACAGCACGAATGATGCCCGAGCGGATGCCGGTGTTTGACTCTTCACGAATCCGGGTGATCAACAACAGGTTGTAGTCCGCCCCAACGGCGACCAGGACGATGAACGCGGTCGGTGGCACGTTCGACGAGATCGCCTGGTGAAGGATGAACTGAAAGAAAACGACTCCCACACCCAAGGCCGACAGATACGAGAGCACCACGGAGGCAATGAGATACAGGGGAGCCACGATCGCCCGCAGTAGCGCGATGAGGATGAAGAAGACAATCGCCAGCGTCGCGATGACGACCAGTCGAAGGTCGCCGAAGTAGTAGCTGCGGATCGCGCTGTACATCGGAGTGGTGCCGACCGCCGATATCGAGGCATCCGCGAGTGACGTGTTTGGCTGCGCGCCACGAGCCGTGTCGAGTATAGATTTCACTTGGTCCATCGCGGCGGTGCTGAACGGATCGCATTTCGTTTCGACGATGTAGCGCGCCGAATGCCCGTCGGGCGAGATGAACATCTTCGCGGCGTTGGTGAAGTCGTCCGAGTTGAGCACCTGGGGTGGGATGTACATGCCCGCCATGGAGCTGTGCGGCGCGTCGCGTTTCATCGACAACAGCAGCATGGCTGCTTGGTTCATGCCCAAACCCAGCTGCTTGGTTTGGTCGACGAGCACCCGCACACCGTCGGCCAGTTGCCGGCTGCCCTCGGTCAGCTCGTCGGCGCCGTGGAGCAGTTGGGCAATCGTTTGTTGCGCGCCGGCAGGGGTGTTGAGGCCCGCCGTGCGCAGGCTGGCGCTTGTCGTTGCGAGCAGGGTGGTCAGTTGTTGGACGGCTGATTCCAGGCTCTGCGCGACGCCGAAGGTACCGTTGTTGCGCGCCAAGACGAGCTGTTCGAGGTGGGAGCGGCCGGTGCTGCACGCGGGGTCGGCGCTGCATTGGGGGCTGTTGCGCAAGGCGTCGAGCATGGGGCCCGCCGAGTCGACGACGCTGGTGGCAAGTGTCTGAGCGGATCCGTCGGCGTTCGCAAGACCGCGGATGGTGTCCAGAAGTTGGGCCGCCGCGGCGAGCTGCTGCTGCGCCCGGTTCAGCGTGGTGGCGAGCCCGGTCACCGACCCGCTGGCGCCGCGGATCTGGTTGCGAACCTTGGCGAGGGTTGCAGCGAGTTGGTCGGCGCCACGGGTCAGGGCGTCAAGGTCATCGGCTCGGTCGTTGATCTGTGCCGAGACATTTTCGAGATTGGTGCCGACCTCTCCGGCTTGAAAGCTGAGCTTGGTCTGATCAATCGGCTGGCCACTAGGACGGGTAATGCCGCGCACCGCAGCGATATTGGGCAGCTGCGACACGCGTTGTGCCATTTGGTCCAGGTCGGCCAAGTCCCGAGGCGTTCGCAGGTCGTGGGGCGAGTGAACGTAGATGTATTGCGGCAGCAGCGTGCTTGTCGAAAAGTGGGCCTCCATCGCCGCAAAGCCGACGTTGCTGGGCGCCGAGTGCGGCAACTGCAGGCGGTCGTTGAAGGTGGGGCGCAGGAAGGCCGCACAGGACGCCAGCGCGATCAGCAGGAACAAGCTGGCCAGCAGGTGCACTTCGCGCTGGCGCACTATCTGAACGGCCGATCGGCGCCACAGCCGGCCGCTGAGCTCCCGCCGCGGTGTCACCCAGCCGCGTCGACCGGCGAGCACGAGTACGGCGGGCAACAGCGTGACGGCGGCAAGAAACGCGATTGTGATCGAAATCGCCAGTGCCGGGCCCACACTCGTGAACGCGGGGAGGCGGGTGAAGACCATGCACAGGAACGTGATGGCGACCGTGGCCGCCGACGCCGCTATGACTTTGCCCACGGACGCCAACGCCTGCTGCACAGCGAGGTCCGAGTCGGTGCCAGAGCGAATGTTCTCGTGGTAGCGGCTGATCAAGAAGACGGCATAGTCGGTGCCGGCGCCGATGATCATGGTCGTCATCAACGCGATCGTCAGCGCGGACACCCCGAGTCCGAGCTGAGCCCACCCGGACACCACGCCCTGGGCCGTCGCCACCGAAACTCCGATGGTGACCAATGGCAGCAGCACGGTCACGGGTCGTCGGTAGATCACCACCAGGATGGTCAGCACGAGCAAGGCGGTGGCGATCTCGATCATGTGCATGTCGCGAGCGCTGATGATCAGCAGGTCGCCGATCATGGCTGGCTGTCCGGTCACCTCCGCGGTCAGCTGGGATCCCGCGGTGGAGTGTTTGGCGATTTCGGTGATCCGCTGGTAGGCCCGCGAAGAGTCCGGCGAGCCAACGGGCGCCCGCAGCGTGACCGCCATGAAAAACGCCTTATTGTCGGCGCTGACCAATAATGGACGCAACGCCGGGGTCGTCAAGACGTCTTGCACGCCGGCCACGTCGCTGCTCGCGCCGCGTAGCGCGACTGACAGCTCGCGGTAGGCATTGTCATCGGCAGGCTGCAGTCCCCGCTGGTCGGTGAGTACGACGATGAGGGTGTTCTGCGCCGATTCACCGAAGTCCGCGGCCATCTGCTCGGCAGCCGCCATGGCTTGGGGCGGCAGCAGCCGCATGGTCTGGCGTTCGACCACCTTCGTCAACGGCGGGAAGGCCACGGCCAGCACGAAAACCGCGGCAATCCATGCGGCGATGGCGAGCCAGGGCGCGCGCACCACGAAGCGACCCAGCACCGAAAACGGATCGATGCGCGTCCAGGTCCTCACGGCGGCAACGGGTTTAGACACGGTGACCTCTTCGTTCGTGGGTGGGACACCTCCCGGGCCCCGCTCACGGGCTGCCGGCGTCACCAGCCCGTCGTGCCGGTAAGCGAGAAGTCGTTCAGCACGCTCGAAAGGCTGCGCCGCAAGTCCTCGGTCGAGTTGGGGCGGCCCGGCTGATACCCGACGACCGAGACGGAAACCTTTCCGTGCACCCTTGCCGAAAGCAACGCGAGCCGTCCACCGGTGCGATGCATCATCGCCTTGGTGACGCCAGGGAAGAGCGATGTCATGGCGAAGTAGTCGGCTTCGGTGCCGTCTGGCCGATTGGTGTCCGGGTTGATCGCGCCAAGGTTGGAGAAGATTACGGTGTGCGGACTGCCCGCGACCACGTTGACTAATCGCCGGGCGAGCCACCGAGGCACGAAGGGAACGATGGGCAGCAGTGCCCACAGTTCGTCGGGCGCTTCCTGGTGGCGGATCAGCGCTCGCTTGATTGCCGCCCGGATTTCGCGAAGGTCGGTCGTCGCGGTTGCGGGATCGATCGCGAAGTCGATGTTCGTCACCGCGTTGGCGGCGGTATCGTCGGCGTCGCGCTGGTCGACGGGCATCGCCAAGGTGACGGAGCCGTCTTCCGCGACCCGTCCCACCCGCTGAGCGAGGCGGGCCGCCAACCCCGCGAGCAGCGCGTTGCCGGTCCCGCCCAGGGAGTGTGCGCGGGCGTCCCACTCGTCGGCGTCGACGAAGATCGCTGCCATGGGCAGGGCGATTCGTTCGTCGGGTCCGGTAGGCGCTGGTGGTTTGGCACGTAGCGGGCTGGCGGTAGCGGCACGGTCGTGGCCACGCTTGGCCAATCGTGCCGCGGCGCCTACGGCGCGGCCGATGCTCGGGATGTCGCGCACGGTTTGGCGCAGGTCCTCCACCACCGCCCGGCCGCGCCGGCGAGACCCGGCAGCAGGCCAGCTGAGCACCTCTTCGCGACCGGACGCGGCGTCCGCCAACGCCTCGCACAACCCGAGTCCGTCGGTGAGGCAATGGGCAATGACCAGGCTCAACCCCGAACCGCCGTCGGTGAAGGGGAGCGTCGCCAGGTGCCAGCCGGGCCCGCGCTCGCTATCCAGGTGGGCGTTGGTCTGCTCGGTCAGCCAGATGTCGAATTGTTCACGCGGCCGGGCCGAGCCAACGATCTCGACATCGGACGGTCGGCCGTGCGATATCCAGCGATGGCGGCCGAACGGCAGCGGCGACCGTTCGATGAGGCGGGATAGCCGGCCGCGCTGAAGATGATCATGGAACTTGCGTAACCCCTCGATGTCGATCGCTCGGTCGTACACCCAGACGCACTGCAGCAGGGCGGTGGTTCCGGTGGCCCGCTCGCCGGCGAACATGCCCTGGTCGACCAGATCGAGTACATTGCCCATGCACGAAACGTACCGTTCGTTGCGGCATCGCCGGGTCGCATCGCGGAAGGAGATTGCTTTCTAAGCGGGAGGCCGCGATTTGCCGCGGGAGCAGCAGGTTATCGGCATCCTCCTTGATGCGTCCGTACTTTCCGTCGCCGGTCCGGGCGCTGGCGTCCGCACTTCCTGATCGAGATCACCTGCCGGGGCGATGCCGCACAGTGTCGCCCACCAGCGCCTCGTTGCTTTCCGTGTGTTGGAGGTCGCCGCTCGAGGGGCATCGAATGCTGCCCCGAGAGGCGGTTAGCGAGTGCTGATCGATTAGCCGGTCAGGCCGTCGACACCATCGACGCCGTCGGTGCCGAGTTGTCCCGGGGCCCCAGCAAGACCATTCGTGATCCCAGATCCGCCACCGCCGCCCGCGCCGAATCCGCCGCCCGCTCCACCGGCGGCCCCGGTGCCGCCCGCGCCGCCAGCGCCCGTCTGGCCGAACAGACCGCCGCCGCCGCCCGCGCCGCCGTTCCCGCCGTTGCCGCCGTTGCCGCCGTTGCCGCCGTTGCCGCCCACGCCCCCGGCGCCACCGGCACCATCCAAGAACCCGTTGCCGCCGTCTCCGCCCGTTCCGCCTTTGCCGCCCGTATCGCCTGCGCCGCCTGCACCGGCGGCGCCGCCGTTGCCGCCGGCGCCGCCGTCGCCGAACAGCAGCCCGCCATGACCGCCGCTGCCACCGACGCCGCCGCTGCCTCCGGCGCCGCCCGCCGCGCCGACACCGCCGGCCCCGCCGACTCCGCCACTGCCTCCGACAGTGCCGCCGCCGCCGAGGCCGCCTTTACCGCCCGCAGCTCCGGTGCCGCCGTTCCCGCCGGTGCCACCGACACCTCCGGCACTGTTGCCGAAGCCGCCGGTGCCGCCCATACCGCCGGGTGCTCCCGCCCCCCCGGCGCCGCCAGTGCCTCCGGCGCCCCCAACGGACACATACGCGAGGTCAGCAATGCCGTCTCCGCCGACACCGCCCGCGCCACCCGCGGCGCCGACGCCGCCGGCACCTCCCGTGCCACCGTCGCCCCCGCGCGCGTTGCCAGGAAAGCCGGCAAAGCCGCCATCGCCGCCGCGGCCACCGTGCCCACCGGGCTGACCGAGGGTGGCGGTGCTAACCCCGTCGGAGCCTGGCCCACCGGGGCCGCCGAAAGCACCGCCCGGACTGGCCCCGTCGGTGCCAGGGTTCGCCGGGGGGCCCGCGGGGAGGGGGCTGGGGTTGACACCGGGGGCACCGGGCGCGCCCTGGCCGCCGTTGCCAGCGGCCCCGCCTTGGCCAAACAACCCAGCGTTTCCGCCATTTCCGCCGTTTCCGCCGTTGGCACCCGCGACGATGGCGCCGCCGCCGTTGCCGCCGGCACCTCCAGCGCCGTACAGCAGCCCACCAGCACCGCCGTTTCCGCCGGCCGCACCTGGGGCGCCTAGCCCACCACTGCCGCCATTGCCCAACAGTCCGGCGGCGCCGCCATTGCCGCCAATGGGATGCGCACCGCCGCCGGAACCGCCGTTGCCGCCGTTACCGAACAACAGCCCGCCGGCCCCGCCGTTTTGGCCGGTTCCCGGTGCCCCATCGGTGCCGTCGCCGATCAGCGGACGCCCCAGCAGCGCCTGGGTGGGTGCATTGATCAGGTTCAACAGTTCCTGCAACGGCGAGGCGTTGGCGGCCTCCGCGCTGGCGTACGTATGTGCGCCAGCGTTCAGGGCGCTGACGAACTGCTCGTGAAACGACGCCATCCGCGCGCTGAGCGCCTGGTAGGCCTGGGCATGCTGGCCGAACACCGCTGCGATCGCGGTCGATACCTCGTCTGCGGCCGCGGCGGCTAGCGCCGTCGTCGGGGCGGGCGCGGCCGCGTTGCCCGCGCTGATCCCCGCGCCGATACACTCCAAATCTGTTGCCGCCATTGCGAGCATCTCCGGTGCGGCGATGAGAAACGACATGCACGGTCCTCCGATCGCTGGGAGACGTCGATCGTATCGCCGTCCTCGTCGATTGATCCGTGTTTTGCGAGTTGCTACTCCTTTACGGAGACCGCTTGACGCGGGCATCGGCGGACGGCTTCACGCACTAACGATTCGTTCGCCGGCGTGACCACGGGCTGCAGCACGGTCAGCCTCTCGTTGCCGAGGCGGAAGACCTCCGGGATGACGCCCACGCACACGCCGTTGCTTTCGCAGAGCCCGAACTCGACATCGACTTTCATCGCAGCACCTTCACCGGCACGTTCTTCCACCCGGCAACGTTTTGCATGTGGACGCGCTCGCAGCCTCCCCAGTCCACCTCGAAACGCGGCATGAAGTCGAGCAACTTCTCCAGCGCGATC
This is a stretch of genomic DNA from Mycobacterium lacus. It encodes these proteins:
- a CDS encoding PE family protein encodes the protein MSFLIAAPEMLAMAATDLECIGAGISAGNAAAPAPTTALAAAAADEVSTAIAAVFGQHAQAYQALSARMASFHEQFVSALNAGAHTYASAEAANASPLQELLNLINAPTQALLGRPLIGDGTDGAPGTGQNGGAGGLLFGNGGNGGSGGGAHPIGGNGGAAGLLGNGGSGGLGAPGAAGGNGGAGGLLYGAGGAGGNGGGAIVAGANGGNGGNGGNAGLFGQGGAAGNGGQGAPGAPGVNPSPLPAGPPANPGTDGASPGGAFGGPGGPGSDGVSTATLGQPGGHGGRGGDGGFAGFPGNARGGDGGTGGAGGVGAAGGAGGVGGDGIADLAYVSVGGAGGTGGAGGAGAPGGMGGTGGFGNSAGGVGGTGGNGGTGAAGGKGGLGGGGTVGGSGGVGGAGGVGAAGGAGGSGGVGGSGGHGGLLFGDGGAGGNGGAAGAGGAGDTGGKGGTGGDGGNGFLDGAGGAGGVGGNGGNGGNGGNGGNGGAGGGGGLFGQTGAGGAGGTGAAGGAGGGFGAGGGGGSGITNGLAGAPGQLGTDGVDGVDGLTG
- a CDS encoding cytochrome P450 — its product is MRDVTEMDFFRDHRLVENPYPYYEALRQQCPVTREEHHGVTMVTGWDEAVGVLNDAETFSSCISVTGPFPGFPVPLEGDDVTELIERHRDELPFSDQLPTLDPPAHTNHRSLLMRLITPKRLKENEDAMWVLADRVLDGFLAPGQGEFIKGFAGPFTLLVIADLLGVPEEDRDTFVNNIRRHSGGGVGGTGTEALAHNPLEFLYGAFGDYVRERRRAPRDDVLTGLATATFPDGSVPDVEDVARVACNVFSAGQETTVRLLGAALQIIGERPDIQDQIRKDRSLIPNFVEEALRIESPVKGDFRLSRVSVNVGGVDLPAGTTVMVLQAAANRDPRRFADPTTFDPARKNARQHLSFGRGIHSCPGAPLARAETRVAVERLLDRTSDIGIDERVHGPANDRCYQYVPTYILRGLTELHLEFTPA
- a CDS encoding MMPL/RND family transporter, with the protein product MSKPVAAVRTWTRIDPFSVLGRFVVRAPWLAIAAWIAAVFVLAVAFPPLTKVVERQTMRLLPPQAMAAAEQMAADFGESAQNTLIVVLTDQRGLQPADDNAYRELSVALRGASSDVAGVQDVLTTPALRPLLVSADNKAFFMAVTLRAPVGSPDSSRAYQRITEIAKHSTAGSQLTAEVTGQPAMIGDLLIISARDMHMIEIATALLVLTILVVIYRRPVTVLLPLVTIGVSVATAQGVVSGWAQLGLGVSALTIALMTTMIIGAGTDYAVFLISRYHENIRSGTDSDLAVQQALASVGKVIAASAATVAITFLCMVFTRLPAFTSVGPALAISITIAFLAAVTLLPAVLVLAGRRGWVTPRRELSGRLWRRSAVQIVRQREVHLLASLFLLIALASCAAFLRPTFNDRLQLPHSAPSNVGFAAMEAHFSTSTLLPQYIYVHSPHDLRTPRDLADLDQMAQRVSQLPNIAAVRGITRPSGQPIDQTKLSFQAGEVGTNLENVSAQINDRADDLDALTRGADQLAATLAKVRNQIRGASGSVTGLATTLNRAQQQLAAAAQLLDTIRGLANADGSAQTLATSVVDSAGPMLDALRNSPQCSADPACSTGRSHLEQLVLARNNGTFGVAQSLESAVQQLTTLLATTSASLRTAGLNTPAGAQQTIAQLLHGADELTEGSRQLADGVRVLVDQTKQLGLGMNQAAMLLLSMKRDAPHSSMAGMYIPPQVLNSDDFTNAAKMFISPDGHSARYIVETKCDPFSTAAMDQVKSILDTARGAQPNTSLADASISAVGTTPMYSAIRSYYFGDLRLVVIATLAIVFFILIALLRAIVAPLYLIASVVLSYLSALGVGVVFFQFILHQAISSNVPPTAFIVLVAVGADYNLLLITRIREESNTGIRSGIIRAVRSTGGVITSAGIIFAASMFGLLFGGISTMVQTGFIIGVGLLIDTFVVRTITVPALAAIIGRANWWPDYDQRRVSSR
- a CDS encoding ferredoxin, with the translated sequence MKVSVDDQCCRGHGVCVTLCPEVFSLTDDGYSVAITSDVPNELEAAAREAIACCPERAISES
- a CDS encoding TetR/AcrR family transcriptional regulator, producing the protein MPGTRPYDTLLAKGEDRRQRILTVAQRLLTRNGWRNTTLAQIASEAGVTPAGLLHHFESKEQLLHAVLDQRDLDDDSHADRGGDLLAEIAQVADRFNRAPELVGTFTVLLVESIHPDAPLHDRLVARQRDAIAIVAEAIRRGQAEGRYRTDIDPAVKAVEVLAFIHGMELTWLLDPSLPLTEVFEEYAGSLARDFAPPSTT
- a CDS encoding ferredoxin, yielding MKVDVEFGLCESNGVCVGVIPEVFRLGNERLTVLQPVVTPANESLVREAVRRCPRQAVSVKE